One Phocoena phocoena chromosome 5, mPhoPho1.1, whole genome shotgun sequence genomic region harbors:
- the C5H4orf3 gene encoding uncharacterized protein C4orf3 homolog, protein MGVVGFRPLFRRGERGRAGAEDFRLLRLWRGDCCKMEVGLAAEDGRDGPRERRGLGEAERPQQNHEVRPQSGADRLPKHSYWLDLWLFVLLDVVLFFFVYFLPW, encoded by the coding sequence atgggggtggtcgGATTTCGTCCACTTTTCCGGCGAGGTGAACGGGGAAGAGCGGGAGCTGAGGATTTCCGACTACTCAGATTGTGGCGCGGCGACTGCTGCAAGATGGAGGTGGGCTTGGCGGCCGAAGATGGTCGGGATGGTCCCCGGGAGCGGCGAGGCTTGGGTGAAGCCGAGAGGCCGCAGCAGAACCACGAAGTGCGGCCTCAGTCCGGGGCAGACCGGTTACCAAAACATTCCTACTGGTTGGATCTCTGGCTCTTCGTCCTCTTAGACGTGGTGTTGTTTTTCTTCGTGTATTTTTTGCCCTGGTGA